Proteins encoded together in one Shewanella oneidensis MR-1 window:
- the rfbC gene encoding dTDP-4-dehydrorhamnose 3,5-epimerase: MKCIETELAEVLIFEPKVFGDERGFFMETFRQAYFTECLLSRGFEAPALVQDNYSRSQQHVLRGLHYQLRHPQGKLVRVCAGSIFDVAVDIRPQSATYGKWVGRILSADNHLQMWIPPGFAHGFYVLSEYADVLYRCSDYYAPNDEYVLPWNSVQFAIDWPLLNETPILSARDANAVSA, translated from the coding sequence ATGAAGTGCATTGAAACCGAGCTGGCTGAAGTACTTATCTTTGAACCTAAGGTATTTGGCGATGAGCGTGGTTTTTTTATGGAAACCTTTCGGCAAGCGTATTTTACTGAGTGCTTGCTGAGTCGCGGATTTGAAGCCCCTGCGTTAGTACAAGATAACTACAGTCGCTCGCAGCAGCATGTGTTGCGTGGATTGCATTATCAACTCCGGCATCCGCAGGGCAAATTGGTCCGCGTATGTGCCGGCAGTATTTTTGATGTTGCCGTCGATATTCGGCCGCAATCTGCGACCTATGGAAAATGGGTTGGCAGGATTCTTTCTGCTGATAACCATTTACAAATGTGGATCCCGCCAGGATTTGCCCATGGGTTTTATGTGTTGAGTGAATACGCTGATGTGCTGTATCGCTGCAGCGATTATTATGCGCCGAATGATGAATATGTGTTGCCTTGGAATAGTGTGCAGTTTGCAATTGACTGGCCGCTGTTAAATGAAACACCCATTCTTTCCGCAAGGGATGCAAACGCCGTTAGCGCCTAA
- the tsaA gene encoding tRNA (N6-threonylcarbamoyladenosine(37)-N6)-methyltransferase TrmO yields MTFTNQITAVATCRTPYKQKFGIPRQPGLVKARGYVELEGHVNHLDAVRGIEQYSHLWLLFCFHENLAQGWKTTVRPPRLGGNEKLGVFATRSTFRPNGIGQSVVKLHGVVQRKGKVCLEISGMDLVDGTPIIDIKPYIPFSDSIEGAVGGMAQEAPKLISVEFSDLADEQINTYSKQEAYTDLAVLICGVLGQDPRPAYKKAKDDPKLYQVALYDLDIFWRMAVDGDDREYIQVLELKPGKCG; encoded by the coding sequence ATGACATTTACCAACCAAATTACCGCAGTGGCAACCTGCCGCACGCCCTATAAACAAAAATTTGGCATTCCGAGACAGCCAGGTTTGGTGAAAGCACGCGGTTATGTTGAGCTGGAAGGCCATGTTAATCATCTCGATGCTGTGCGCGGTATCGAGCAATATTCCCACCTTTGGTTGCTGTTTTGTTTCCATGAAAATCTCGCCCAAGGCTGGAAAACCACGGTTCGCCCGCCGCGCTTAGGCGGCAATGAAAAACTCGGCGTATTCGCCACTCGTTCCACTTTTCGTCCTAATGGCATTGGCCAATCCGTGGTCAAACTCCATGGGGTGGTGCAACGCAAAGGCAAAGTGTGTCTTGAGATTTCAGGCATGGATCTCGTTGATGGCACACCGATTATCGATATTAAGCCCTATATCCCCTTTTCAGATTCGATTGAAGGTGCCGTTGGCGGCATGGCCCAAGAGGCCCCGAAACTGATTAGCGTTGAGTTCAGTGACCTTGCCGATGAACAAATAAACACCTACAGCAAACAAGAAGCCTATACGGATTTAGCCGTGCTTATCTGTGGCGTACTTGGGCAAGATCCGCGTCCGGCGTACAAAAAAGCCAAGGATGACCCCAAGTTATATCAAGTGGCTTTGTATGATTTAGATATCTTTTGGCGGATGGCGGTCGATGGGGATGATCGGGAATACATTCAAGTGCTCGAACTCAAACCGGGGAAATGCGGTTAA
- a CDS encoding proline--tRNA ligase, with amino-acid sequence MRVSKYLLSTQKETPANAEVISHQLMLRAGMIRRNASGLYSYLPSGLRVLRKVEAIVREEMNKAGAIEILMPMVQPADLWVETGRWDKFGPELLRFKDRHNRDFVLGPTHEEVITDLIRKEVSSYKQLPLNLYQIQTKFRDEVRPRFGVMRSREFLMKDAYSFHLDMDTLNETYEAMYQAYSNILSRMGLAFRPVLADTGSIGGSMSHEFHVLAQSGEDLIAYSTGSDYAANIEKAESPMPTETRGAATKELRLVDTPNAKTIAELVEQFGLDITKTVKTLIVKGATEEAPLVALIVRGDHELNEIKADKLDLVASPLEFAPEALIRDAIGAGPGSLGPVGLNMPIIIDHSVSVMSDFAAGANVDDKHYFGINWERDLPLAQAADIRNVVEGEPTPDGLGTYAMARGIEVGHIFQLGTNYSKSMNATVLDENGKSQVLLMGCYGVGVSRIVAAAIEQNFDDRGIVWPEAIAPFSVGILPMNMHKSHRVTDIAEQLYKDLSAAGIDVLLDDRKERPGVMFADMELIGIPHTVVIGDRNIDAGVFEYKNRRTGEKQDVPFDQIVDFLKNLQA; translated from the coding sequence ATGCGCGTTAGCAAATACCTACTTTCTACTCAAAAAGAAACACCTGCAAATGCAGAAGTCATCAGCCATCAATTAATGCTACGTGCGGGCATGATCCGTCGTAACGCTTCGGGTCTATACAGCTATCTGCCCTCGGGCCTGCGAGTATTGCGTAAAGTCGAGGCCATTGTTCGTGAAGAAATGAACAAAGCGGGCGCGATTGAAATTCTAATGCCTATGGTGCAACCGGCTGATTTGTGGGTAGAAACGGGTCGCTGGGATAAGTTTGGCCCTGAGTTACTGCGCTTTAAAGACCGCCATAACCGTGACTTCGTTCTGGGACCGACCCACGAAGAAGTGATCACCGACTTAATCCGTAAAGAAGTCAGCTCTTACAAACAATTACCGCTGAATCTTTATCAAATTCAAACCAAATTCCGCGACGAAGTTCGCCCACGCTTTGGCGTTATGCGTTCACGCGAATTCCTGATGAAAGATGCGTATTCTTTCCATCTGGACATGGACACCCTGAATGAAACCTATGAGGCCATGTACCAGGCCTATAGCAACATTCTGTCACGTATGGGTTTAGCCTTCCGTCCAGTATTAGCCGATACCGGTTCTATCGGTGGCAGCATGTCACACGAATTCCACGTACTGGCTCAAAGCGGTGAAGACTTAATCGCCTACTCTACGGGTAGCGACTATGCCGCTAACATTGAGAAAGCAGAATCACCAATGCCGACCGAAACACGCGGCGCGGCGACTAAAGAATTACGTTTAGTCGATACCCCCAATGCAAAAACGATTGCCGAGTTAGTTGAGCAATTCGGTTTGGATATCACTAAGACTGTGAAAACCTTAATCGTTAAAGGTGCGACGGAAGAAGCACCACTGGTTGCGCTGATTGTTCGTGGCGACCATGAACTAAACGAAATCAAGGCAGACAAATTAGATTTAGTGGCATCACCACTTGAATTCGCCCCAGAAGCCCTTATTCGTGACGCCATTGGTGCAGGCCCTGGTTCATTAGGTCCTGTTGGCCTGAATATGCCGATCATTATCGACCACAGTGTTAGCGTGATGAGCGATTTTGCTGCCGGCGCCAACGTGGACGATAAACATTATTTTGGCATTAACTGGGAACGCGATCTGCCACTGGCGCAAGCTGCCGATATCCGTAACGTGGTTGAAGGTGAGCCAACGCCTGATGGTTTAGGTACTTATGCTATGGCTCGTGGTATCGAAGTGGGTCATATCTTCCAACTCGGCACTAACTACTCTAAATCCATGAACGCGACTGTTCTTGACGAGAACGGTAAATCACAAGTGCTGCTGATGGGTTGTTACGGTGTTGGCGTGAGCCGTATCGTGGCTGCTGCGATTGAGCAAAACTTTGATGACCGCGGCATTGTATGGCCAGAAGCGATTGCCCCATTTAGCGTTGGCATTCTGCCAATGAATATGCACAAGTCGCACCGCGTCACCGATATCGCCGAGCAGTTATACAAAGACTTAAGCGCTGCGGGTATTGATGTGCTACTGGACGATCGTAAAGAGCGCCCTGGCGTGATGTTCGCCGATATGGAGCTGATTGGTATTCCTCACACTGTGGTGATTGGTGATCGCAATATCGACGCTGGCGTATTCGAATACAAAAACCGCCGCACCGGTGAGAAGCAAGACGTACCATTCGACCAAATCGTCGATTTTTTAAAGAATCTGCAAGCTTAA
- a CDS encoding patatin-like phospholipase family protein has protein sequence MPTSTALVLGGGGARAAYQVGVLKALVQLYPRNHGIPFKIICGTSAGAINGTSIATHASCFHLGVKKLEWVWRHFETRKVYRASLPGVLKHLSKMALKGLQDDKVNTDAGSLLDNEPLRHLLNELIDFKRIDRNIRNGALTALSVDTSCYNNSRSVTFFQAARDIENWTRARRSGERRMLNTEHLLASSAIPMVFPSIKLNQAYYGDGSVHQLAPLSSPIHLGATKLLVINLDSPHKHYPMELEFHPKTATIAGHLLDTIFSDTLNSDLERLERINHTLSLIPEASRAQLALHPIKTLVIKPSEDLSKIAARFYDDMPWAIKTLLGFLGIDRQSDSSIVSYLLFEKSYTSALIDLGYKDGMAQLNELKAFFNLT, from the coding sequence TTGCCAACATCAACAGCTTTAGTCCTCGGTGGCGGTGGCGCACGAGCCGCCTATCAAGTGGGAGTGCTTAAAGCACTAGTCCAGCTTTATCCGCGCAACCATGGCATCCCCTTTAAAATCATTTGTGGTACCTCAGCAGGCGCGATTAATGGCACGTCAATTGCCACCCATGCGTCATGTTTTCATTTGGGAGTCAAAAAGCTCGAGTGGGTATGGCGCCATTTTGAAACCAGAAAAGTTTACCGAGCTTCCCTTCCTGGCGTGTTAAAGCACCTATCAAAAATGGCACTAAAAGGTCTACAGGATGATAAGGTCAATACCGACGCTGGCAGCCTGCTCGATAATGAGCCTTTACGGCATTTATTGAATGAGCTTATTGATTTTAAAAGAATTGATCGCAATATCCGCAACGGAGCATTAACCGCTCTCAGTGTAGATACATCCTGTTATAACAATTCACGCTCGGTGACGTTTTTTCAAGCAGCAAGAGATATTGAAAACTGGACTCGCGCCAGACGCAGTGGCGAACGGCGCATGTTAAATACCGAGCACTTATTAGCAAGCTCAGCCATCCCCATGGTATTTCCATCCATTAAACTTAATCAAGCCTACTATGGCGATGGTTCAGTCCACCAGCTTGCGCCACTCTCAAGCCCTATTCACTTAGGCGCCACTAAGTTATTAGTGATAAATTTGGATAGTCCCCATAAGCATTATCCGATGGAGTTAGAATTTCATCCCAAAACGGCCACGATTGCGGGCCATCTGCTGGATACGATTTTTTCCGATACCCTAAATAGTGACTTAGAACGCTTGGAGCGAATAAATCACACGCTTTCCCTTATCCCTGAAGCAAGCCGAGCTCAATTAGCATTGCATCCGATAAAAACCTTAGTGATAAAACCCAGTGAAGATTTAAGCAAAATTGCCGCTCGCTTCTATGATGATATGCCTTGGGCAATTAAAACCTTACTGGGATTTTTGGGTATCGATAGGCAGTCTGACTCCAGTATTGTGTCTTATCTCTTGTTTGAAAAGTCCTACACCAGTGCACTGATCGATTTAGGTTATAAAGACGGCATGGCACAACTGAATGAGCTAAAAGCATTTTTCAATTTAACCTAA
- the rcsF gene encoding Rcs stress response system protein RcsF, with the protein MKIILSSALVLLLSACVSDYSFNSNLDGEAINDYFKAGDVTLFEGDSLPKGHYELKGLVQGESCQADVNGVPASLSEARTEARRAAADKGANGIIIKQCVLMEEAAQGCISRALCVGQAIKMASAD; encoded by the coding sequence ATGAAAATCATCCTCTCAAGTGCATTAGTGTTACTGCTTAGCGCCTGTGTCAGCGACTACAGTTTTAATAGCAATTTAGACGGCGAGGCGATTAATGACTATTTCAAAGCGGGCGATGTCACACTGTTTGAAGGTGATAGTTTGCCTAAAGGCCACTATGAATTAAAAGGCCTAGTGCAAGGTGAATCCTGCCAAGCCGATGTGAATGGTGTACCAGCATCCTTAAGCGAAGCGAGAACAGAAGCCCGCCGTGCTGCGGCAGACAAAGGTGCCAACGGCATTATCATCAAACAATGCGTGTTAATGGAAGAAGCTGCACAAGGTTGCATCAGCCGCGCGTTATGCGTCGGCCAAGCGATTAAAATGGCCTCTGCCGATTAG
- a CDS encoding YjbF family lipoprotein: protein MRIYKRLFPFIAASAVCLSLSGCSQRISALNDTVKLAFWGNEDIVLSPEQVSANPYASIYVKIEDTAQAFVVLAFAEPKISLSSVKNSPEELELKWLSADKGMLVTVNGRLVKTHNLLTGNLAAVESDEPDPLLLGLHLSSTPKTWTRMLDWQPGYHYSYKVKSEFKLISDDNILINGTPTQALHFSESVSVDALNIQYQNEFWLDPQTGSVIKSHQKIAPNLPFIDITLLKPFAA, encoded by the coding sequence ATGCGTATATATAAAAGACTTTTTCCCTTTATCGCTGCTTCGGCAGTATGTCTGAGCCTTTCGGGCTGTAGCCAACGCATAAGCGCATTAAACGATACGGTTAAACTCGCCTTTTGGGGGAATGAAGATATAGTGCTCTCACCTGAGCAAGTATCAGCTAATCCTTATGCGAGTATCTATGTAAAAATTGAAGATACGGCCCAGGCATTTGTGGTATTAGCCTTTGCAGAGCCTAAAATCAGCCTATCTTCAGTAAAAAACTCGCCCGAAGAACTCGAGCTTAAATGGTTATCAGCAGATAAAGGCATGTTAGTGACAGTTAACGGCCGCCTAGTCAAAACCCATAATCTGCTCACAGGTAATTTAGCGGCAGTAGAAAGTGATGAGCCAGATCCACTGTTATTAGGATTGCACTTAAGCTCCACCCCAAAAACGTGGACTCGAATGCTCGATTGGCAACCCGGTTATCATTATAGTTACAAAGTAAAATCAGAGTTTAAACTGATTAGCGACGACAATATTCTAATTAATGGCACTCCCACACAAGCTTTGCATTTTAGTGAAAGCGTCTCTGTGGATGCTCTCAATATTCAATACCAAAATGAGTTTTGGCTAGATCCACAAACTGGCAGTGTTATTAAGAGTCATCAAAAAATTGCGCCTAATCTGCCATTTATTGATATCACCTTACTTAAGCCTTTTGCTGCTTAG
- a CDS encoding capsule biosynthesis GfcC family protein, whose translation MRSYFTPLALLVGSLFLPTVEANTQLSVSTSASNTPQLQITYPTAIRVGQAVQDGLTQLPFYNQTIKNEAVSIYWLGAALLDTKNTAVLEVTRQQVLQQLADMGEQVDNSQYIAKLAKFAQFLRNIKLGQRVNQPLDLDLIRITDAYNPVIDGDFLLVLPPRPTTVSVVGAVAQTGEQTWLSQASSKDYINQAGLLDNAENSFVWIIQPDGNAIKQPIAYWNHQAQDIAPGAILFVEFTALFDDHTELNNNIIELLKNRAL comes from the coding sequence ATGAGATCTTATTTTACCCCATTGGCACTGCTAGTAGGTTCACTGTTTTTGCCCACCGTAGAAGCCAATACCCAGCTTTCTGTCAGTACCTCAGCGTCTAACACGCCGCAGCTACAAATTACCTATCCGACTGCGATTCGAGTAGGGCAAGCGGTCCAGGATGGGTTAACCCAGCTTCCTTTTTATAATCAAACGATAAAAAATGAGGCGGTTTCAATTTATTGGCTAGGAGCAGCCCTATTAGATACAAAAAATACCGCTGTGTTAGAAGTCACTCGCCAGCAAGTATTGCAACAATTAGCTGACATGGGAGAGCAGGTCGATAATAGTCAATATATTGCTAAACTTGCAAAATTTGCCCAATTTTTACGTAACATCAAACTAGGCCAGCGAGTTAACCAGCCATTAGACCTCGATTTAATTCGGATTACCGATGCTTATAATCCGGTTATTGATGGTGATTTTTTACTGGTGCTACCGCCTCGACCTACTACAGTTTCAGTCGTTGGCGCAGTCGCGCAAACGGGTGAGCAAACATGGCTATCCCAGGCAAGCAGTAAAGATTACATAAACCAAGCGGGTTTACTCGATAATGCCGAAAATAGCTTTGTGTGGATTATTCAACCCGATGGCAATGCGATAAAACAGCCTATCGCCTATTGGAATCATCAAGCTCAAGATATCGCCCCTGGTGCAATACTCTTTGTGGAGTTTACGGCACTGTTTGATGACCATACCGAATTAAATAACAATATTATTGAATTACTCAAAAATCGGGCTCTGTAA
- a CDS encoding acyltransferase — MHTPITTALPDYQSQHKKRLSWMPWLYFSLKEKHLTWAKPWQNEVQTNLCALETVTIGDNCFIAPEAQLFAEPNRDINIGNHCMIAADCFLHGPITLGNEVAINHGCSLDGGRVGIQIGDQTRIANHVTIYAFNHGMAPDTPIYQQASHSKGIVIGKDVWIGAQAGIVDGVTIGDHAVIGMGCIVTKDVPAWAIVAGNPARVIGDRRDK, encoded by the coding sequence ATGCACACGCCAATCACAACCGCTTTGCCAGATTATCAAAGCCAACACAAAAAGCGTCTGTCTTGGATGCCTTGGCTGTATTTCTCGTTAAAAGAAAAACATTTAACCTGGGCCAAACCTTGGCAAAATGAAGTGCAAACCAACCTTTGCGCCCTCGAAACCGTCACCATTGGTGATAATTGTTTTATCGCCCCCGAGGCACAATTATTTGCCGAGCCAAACCGCGATATCAACATCGGCAATCACTGTATGATTGCTGCTGACTGTTTTTTACATGGCCCCATCACCCTTGGTAATGAAGTCGCCATCAATCATGGCTGCTCCCTCGATGGCGGTCGAGTGGGGATCCAGATTGGCGATCAAACCCGCATTGCAAACCATGTGACCATCTATGCCTTTAATCATGGCATGGCGCCCGACACCCCAATTTACCAACAAGCCTCCCATTCTAAAGGGATCGTGATTGGTAAAGATGTGTGGATTGGCGCCCAGGCAGGGATAGTCGATGGCGTCACCATTGGCGACCATGCGGTGATTGGCATGGGCTGTATCGTCACTAAAGATGTCCCCGCATGGGCCATCGTCGCTGGTAATCCTGCACGAGTGATTGGCGATAGGCGAGATAAGTAA
- a CDS encoding amidohydrolase, giving the protein MKHLPTTLLLSTLAITLSAQAHNLVPAPKQTQSVLIKNATVHTVIQGVLTNTDVLIENGKISALGPQLSTNTTASTQVVDASGKHLYPGLIALDTSLGLVEIEMVRPTVDNAEVGDVNPQISAASAYNPDSELLPTIRYNGITHAQIVPSGDGLAGQSVVVDLDAWTIEDALQPNEGQFHVYWPQIKRMPEDEKEKAKAIEKNQQAIDKLITAFEDGYRYFLSQNAQDTDNWPNLRWQAMLPLYQGKATLFAHADSVSQIEQVIALTKKYQFKLVIVGGYDAWRLASSLREVNASVIYPHTLSLPKRKDEPVDLPFKIPSLLANAGIPYALGFSSDWNSRNLPYAAGYSAAYGVTPEQALKSVTLDAAKLLGIADLGAIAVGYQGSVVLSDGDILDPMSSKIDAIWIEGRQIDLNNRHQQLYQKYLKR; this is encoded by the coding sequence ATGAAGCACTTACCCACCACCTTGCTACTGTCTACGCTGGCCATCACTTTATCAGCGCAGGCGCATAACTTGGTCCCGGCCCCCAAACAAACCCAGAGTGTACTGATTAAAAACGCCACTGTGCATACGGTCATCCAAGGGGTATTAACCAATACCGATGTGTTGATTGAAAACGGTAAAATCAGTGCGCTGGGGCCACAGTTAAGCACTAATACGACTGCATCAACTCAAGTTGTTGATGCCAGCGGTAAACACTTATATCCCGGCCTTATTGCACTGGATACCAGTCTTGGTTTAGTGGAAATCGAGATGGTGCGTCCAACCGTCGATAACGCTGAAGTGGGTGATGTTAATCCGCAAATAAGTGCGGCGAGTGCCTATAACCCAGACTCAGAGCTACTGCCGACCATTCGCTACAATGGCATCACCCATGCACAAATCGTCCCCAGTGGCGATGGGCTAGCGGGGCAATCCGTGGTAGTTGACCTTGATGCGTGGACAATTGAAGACGCCCTTCAACCCAATGAAGGGCAATTCCATGTCTACTGGCCGCAAATAAAGCGTATGCCCGAGGATGAAAAGGAAAAAGCCAAAGCCATTGAGAAAAATCAGCAAGCTATCGATAAACTCATCACCGCCTTTGAGGATGGCTACCGCTATTTCTTAAGCCAAAATGCACAGGATACGGATAACTGGCCTAATCTGCGTTGGCAGGCCATGCTGCCACTGTATCAAGGTAAAGCCACACTTTTTGCCCATGCGGACAGCGTCAGCCAAATCGAGCAAGTGATTGCCCTGACAAAAAAATATCAATTTAAATTGGTGATTGTCGGTGGTTATGATGCATGGCGATTGGCTTCAAGTTTAAGGGAAGTGAACGCCAGTGTGATTTATCCGCACACCTTAAGCCTGCCTAAACGTAAAGATGAACCCGTGGATTTGCCGTTTAAAATCCCTTCGTTGCTAGCAAATGCTGGCATTCCCTATGCCCTTGGTTTTTCATCGGATTGGAACAGCCGTAACCTCCCCTACGCCGCTGGTTACAGTGCCGCTTATGGCGTTACGCCCGAGCAAGCGTTGAAATCAGTCACCCTAGATGCGGCAAAGCTGTTAGGGATTGCCGATTTAGGCGCCATTGCCGTAGGTTATCAGGGCAGCGTTGTCCTCAGTGACGGAGATATTCTCGATCCCATGAGCAGCAAAATTGATGCGATTTGGATAGAGGGGCGGCAAATAGATCTGAATAATCGCCACCAGCAGCTTTATCAAAAGTATCTTAAGCGATAG
- a CDS encoding YjbH domain-containing protein, protein MKKSTPTLHAFGRLSALSLALLPLLHVNADEFSYPTLLPSQSDFGGVGLMQMPTGRMAPEGEFNFATTYNDDYQHFSASVQLFPWFETTIRYTQVQDLLYSDDPSFSGNSKYTDKGIDFKVRLLEESNWLPETSIGVRDFGGTGLFDGEFIAATKRVGPLDFTLGIGWGYIGNSGNLTSDKKDLNYNCDRDTSFGGSGGTVDYQRWFKGCAALFGGVEYQTPWEPLRLKVEYDGNDYQSDYPVIRGESTMPQDSKFNYGLLYRFGDWGDLHLSYERGNTWTLGFSLQTNFNTLSQIKTDPAATKYKPLPAAPLTPTQTESSTPVNIPTVAQVTVSADTSETHKSEVQNAEVANLEPVNASNQAVTNTQVDWNKVTHDLQTIAGYANAKIYLAHDSITVVGEQTTFRDRNEAHQRAATILANNTDATHIKEYRLIETRYNQPITETLIDTQKFAQIASYSYLNAKITDASVVRVPSLPQGQLVNSTDKDWLDKLSFDVSPTMAQSFGGSEGFYMFNIGVTGSANYRFTDNFDFSGSLYLNLYDNYDKFLYDVPPDGTDLKRVRTLIRQYVHENPVRVNSLQLTWMDNLTDNISYQAYGGYLEMMYGGVGTEFLYRPLNSQWAFGIDVNYVKQRDPDSVFGFFEDEHQYDPITNSNYRVQTGTVTGNATFYYQPDWFPNTLLRVSAGQYLTEDKGVTVDFSKQFDSGVIVGAFATKTNLSAEEYGEGSFTKGFYISIPFDLMTVKSTHSRATISWMPLTRDGGQMVGRKYYLFDNTDARSPWFTRLSTQTKSVK, encoded by the coding sequence ATGAAAAAGTCAACTCCCACTTTGCATGCATTCGGGCGTTTATCTGCGCTGTCATTAGCATTGCTACCTTTATTACATGTTAACGCCGATGAATTTTCTTATCCCACACTCTTACCTTCACAGTCAGATTTCGGTGGCGTTGGTCTCATGCAAATGCCAACGGGCCGTATGGCGCCCGAAGGTGAATTTAACTTTGCCACCACTTATAACGATGACTATCAGCACTTTAGTGCTTCGGTACAGTTATTTCCGTGGTTTGAGACCACCATTCGCTATACCCAAGTACAAGATTTGCTTTATAGCGATGACCCAAGCTTTAGCGGTAACTCTAAATACACAGACAAAGGCATTGATTTTAAGGTTCGTCTACTCGAAGAAAGCAATTGGCTACCCGAAACCTCCATTGGGGTACGGGACTTTGGCGGCACAGGTTTATTTGATGGCGAATTTATTGCCGCGACGAAACGAGTTGGCCCACTGGATTTTACCCTCGGCATTGGCTGGGGTTATATTGGCAATAGCGGTAATCTTACCTCGGATAAAAAAGATCTTAATTACAACTGTGACAGAGATACCTCTTTTGGTGGTTCGGGTGGCACCGTTGATTACCAGCGCTGGTTTAAGGGCTGCGCCGCCCTCTTTGGCGGCGTTGAATATCAAACCCCTTGGGAACCGTTACGCTTGAAAGTCGAATATGACGGTAACGACTATCAATCCGACTACCCTGTTATTCGTGGCGAAAGCACTATGCCACAGGACAGTAAATTTAACTACGGACTGCTCTATCGGTTTGGTGATTGGGGCGATCTGCATTTAAGTTATGAGCGTGGTAATACTTGGACGCTCGGCTTTAGTCTGCAAACCAATTTTAATACCCTATCGCAGATTAAAACCGATCCTGCTGCCACTAAATATAAGCCGCTTCCAGCTGCGCCATTAACACCTACACAAACAGAATCCTCCACGCCGGTAAACATACCAACAGTCGCACAAGTGACTGTTAGTGCTGATACTTCCGAAACGCATAAATCAGAAGTTCAAAATGCAGAAGTAGCAAATCTAGAACCTGTAAACGCATCCAATCAGGCTGTTACGAATACCCAAGTAGATTGGAACAAGGTCACTCATGACTTACAAACTATCGCAGGTTATGCAAACGCCAAAATTTATCTGGCTCATGACAGCATTACCGTAGTAGGTGAACAAACGACATTCCGCGATAGAAATGAAGCGCATCAAAGAGCAGCCACTATCCTTGCTAATAACACTGATGCAACTCATATCAAAGAGTATCGGCTAATTGAAACCCGTTATAACCAGCCGATAACCGAAACTCTAATCGATACACAAAAGTTTGCCCAAATTGCAAGCTATAGTTATCTCAATGCCAAAATAACTGACGCCAGTGTTGTAAGAGTTCCCAGCTTACCTCAGGGACAACTGGTCAATAGTACTGATAAGGATTGGCTGGATAAGCTTAGTTTTGATGTTTCGCCGACCATGGCCCAATCCTTTGGTGGTTCCGAAGGTTTTTATATGTTCAACATTGGGGTGACAGGCAGTGCAAATTATCGCTTTACCGATAATTTTGATTTTTCAGGTTCCCTTTATCTGAATCTTTACGATAACTACGATAAGTTTTTATACGATGTGCCACCCGATGGAACAGACTTAAAACGTGTTCGTACACTTATCCGTCAATATGTTCATGAAAATCCAGTAAGGGTGAATAGCCTACAACTAACTTGGATGGATAATTTAACCGATAATATCTCCTACCAAGCCTATGGTGGCTATCTAGAAATGATGTATGGCGGTGTGGGGACAGAGTTCCTCTACCGACCACTTAATAGCCAATGGGCTTTTGGTATTGATGTGAATTATGTTAAGCAGCGCGATCCCGATAGCGTGTTTGGCTTCTTTGAAGATGAGCATCAATATGATCCAATTACAAACAGCAACTACAGAGTACAGACAGGTACAGTCACAGGTAATGCGACTTTCTACTATCAACCCGACTGGTTCCCCAATACTTTATTAAGGGTAAGTGCAGGCCAATATTTGACTGAAGATAAAGGTGTAACAGTTGATTTCTCCAAACAATTCGATAGCGGCGTAATTGTTGGCGCCTTTGCGACTAAGACTAACCTTTCTGCGGAGGAATATGGTGAAGGCAGCTTTACCAAGGGCTTCTACATCTCTATCCCATTTGATTTAATGACCGTAAAATCAACCCATAGCCGAGCGACGATCAGTTGGATGCCACTCACCCGCGATGGTGGCCAAATGGTCGGCCGTAAATATTATCTCTTTGATAATACTGATGCTCGCTCACCTTGGTTCACTCGTCTCAGCACTCAAACTAAGTCAGTAAAATAA